A window of Eubacteriaceae bacterium ES3 contains these coding sequences:
- a CDS encoding GNAT family N-acetyltransferase yields MIQRITSLTEAEIEIRTEVFVDEQGFNEEFDTIDGQAVHLLYYLDKLAVAVCRYYPDKESGTFILGRFAVRKPYRGKNLGKELLAGAEKEVLKDGGHKIVLSSQVTARSFYEKCGFTAIGEVYLDEHCPHIRMEKTLS; encoded by the coding sequence ATGATACAAAGAATTACAAGCTTAACAGAAGCAGAGATTGAAATTCGTACAGAAGTTTTTGTAGATGAACAGGGGTTTAATGAAGAATTTGACACAATTGATGGTCAGGCAGTACACCTGCTCTATTACCTGGACAAACTTGCCGTCGCAGTCTGCAGATATTACCCCGATAAAGAAAGCGGAACCTTTATCCTTGGAAGGTTTGCTGTAAGAAAACCCTATCGCGGCAAAAATCTTGGAAAAGAACTGCTTGCAGGTGCAGAAAAAGAAGTTCTAAAAGACGGTGGACATAAAATCGTTCTTTCATCACAAGTTACTGCCCGATCTTTTTATGAAAAATGCGGATTTACAGCGATTGGTGAAGTCTATTTAGATGAACATTGCCCACATATAAGAATGGAAAAAACGCTTTCCTAA
- a CDS encoding iron ABC transporter permease produces the protein MLKKPKEKLEIDGDSIELYQKFTVKKTLLSIILLVVLLISSIFAVNSGAFDVGSTDILKTLMSIGTEMSNVVVWKIRLPRIMAAMITGAGLAVAGCVMQNNLKNPIASPSTLGITSAAAFGANIAIIVLGAGTVQTSASQPIVVNNPYLVAIFAFSFSILATFVILMLARMKSFSPESIVLAGVALTSLFSAGTTLIQYFADSVQLAAAVFWSFGDLGRASWEEVGMIVLVVGAGMIYFMFKRWDYNAMDSGEDAARSLGVNVEQSRFGGMMVSSLITAVTVAFLGSIGFVGLVAPHMVRRIIGGDHRFLIPISALMGAVILLLSDTLARTIVSPIVLPVGAITSFLGAPLFLYLLIKGGKGK, from the coding sequence ATGCTAAAAAAACCAAAAGAAAAGCTGGAAATTGATGGTGACAGTATCGAATTGTACCAGAAATTTACCGTCAAAAAAACATTGTTAAGCATTATTCTTCTGGTCGTATTGCTGATTTCTTCAATTTTTGCAGTAAATAGTGGAGCCTTTGATGTGGGATCTACAGATATTTTAAAAACACTGATGAGTATAGGCACAGAAATGTCCAATGTGGTGGTCTGGAAAATCAGATTACCAAGAATTATGGCTGCTATGATTACTGGAGCAGGACTTGCTGTTGCCGGTTGTGTCATGCAGAATAATTTGAAAAATCCAATTGCTTCTCCCTCAACACTGGGTATTACCAGTGCAGCAGCATTTGGGGCTAATATTGCGATTATTGTATTGGGGGCTGGAACAGTGCAAACTTCAGCTTCCCAGCCGATTGTTGTTAACAATCCTTATCTGGTAGCAATTTTTGCTTTTAGTTTTTCAATCCTGGCGACATTTGTTATTTTAATGCTGGCAAGAATGAAAAGTTTTTCGCCGGAATCTATCGTGCTGGCAGGTGTGGCTTTAACGTCTCTTTTTTCGGCAGGAACTACATTGATTCAGTATTTTGCTGATTCTGTTCAATTAGCGGCAGCCGTATTTTGGTCATTTGGAGATTTGGGTAGAGCCAGCTGGGAAGAAGTTGGTATGATTGTCCTGGTTGTTGGGGCAGGAATGATTTATTTTATGTTTAAGCGTTGGGACTACAATGCCATGGATTCTGGGGAGGATGCGGCCAGGAGTTTAGGTGTAAATGTGGAACAGAGCCGTTTTGGCGGGATGATGGTTTCATCTTTGATTACTGCGGTGACAGTTGCTTTTCTAGGTAGTATTGGATTTGTAGGCCTGGTCGCACCACATATGGTAAGAAGAATAATTGGTGGTGACCATCGTTTTCTGATTCCGATTTCGGCTTTAATGGGTGCAGTGATTCTCCTGCTTTCAGATACATTGGCCCGGACAATTGTTTCGCCTATTGTTTTGCCGGTTGGTGCCATTACATCATTCTTGGGGGCGCCATTGTTTCTGTACTTACTTATTAAAGGAGGAAAAGGAAAATGA
- a CDS encoding transposase produces the protein MLPQKQLSFAEIYADCTHFFEQDKHHFLSLLEEKLDLHALVPHSFYSHYYACNGRHRDFELCSILWAFILQRIFSIPTDTLLITFLKFSSELRDFCGFSRVPHASQLTRFKQDYLPDLQSFFHQLVDVTEPICQKIDAHKAMMTIFDTSGIEAYVTENNPKFANKIIKQLKAFKKTHQLNDSYDPYKAAYGAMPTHAKANSSIKQLYINGHFCYVYKFGMITNGLGIVRDISFYDANFLVDHPDIAVEKKSDSPDEDKSLHDTKALIPVLSDFFKKHPLIVPKLFIGDAAFDSSVIYHSLLTDLKFEKAFIPLNSRGSLSYSDCPVNEHGIPCCPDNPSLPMKPEGKTRRKNGLVRFKFTCPKTRWVRQQSGKSKRQCFCEKPCTPSSCGRMFYVYPEKNLRAYPGTLRGTDEWQQIYKIRGVVEQSLNHFKDSFCVAGRKTRNARTLRADLLLAGITQLITVILADNIHQLQYIRSLKKLIA, from the coding sequence ATTTTACCACAAAAACAGCTTTCGTTTGCTGAAATTTATGCTGATTGCACTCATTTTTTTGAACAGGACAAACATCACTTTCTTTCACTGCTGGAAGAAAAACTTGACCTTCATGCTCTGGTTCCACATTCTTTTTACAGTCATTACTATGCTTGTAATGGGCGACACCGTGATTTTGAGCTTTGTTCCATTCTTTGGGCATTCATTCTGCAGCGAATTTTTTCCATTCCCACTGACACCCTGCTGATCACTTTTCTCAAGTTTTCCAGCGAATTAAGGGATTTCTGCGGTTTCAGCAGAGTTCCCCACGCATCCCAGCTGACTCGCTTCAAGCAAGATTATCTTCCGGACTTACAATCGTTTTTTCATCAACTTGTTGATGTAACTGAACCAATCTGCCAAAAGATCGATGCTCATAAGGCCATGATGACCATCTTTGATACTTCGGGAATTGAAGCCTATGTTACTGAAAATAATCCCAAATTTGCCAATAAAATCATCAAACAGCTCAAAGCTTTCAAGAAAACCCATCAGCTGAATGATTCCTATGATCCCTACAAGGCCGCCTATGGCGCCATGCCCACCCACGCTAAAGCCAATTCTTCTATTAAACAGCTTTATATCAACGGTCATTTCTGTTATGTCTATAAATTCGGCATGATCACCAACGGCCTTGGCATTGTCCGGGATATCTCTTTTTATGATGCCAACTTTCTGGTTGATCATCCTGATATTGCTGTTGAGAAAAAGTCTGATTCTCCCGACGAGGACAAGTCGCTCCATGATACCAAAGCACTTATTCCTGTTCTTTCCGACTTTTTTAAAAAGCATCCGCTGATTGTTCCCAAACTTTTTATTGGTGATGCCGCTTTTGACAGCTCAGTCATTTATCACTCGCTGCTGACTGATTTAAAGTTTGAAAAAGCCTTCATTCCCCTCAATTCGCGGGGCTCCCTTTCTTATTCCGATTGCCCGGTTAATGAGCATGGTATCCCCTGTTGTCCGGACAACCCTTCACTTCCCATGAAACCGGAAGGTAAAACCAGGCGTAAAAATGGTCTCGTCCGCTTTAAATTTACCTGTCCCAAAACCCGATGGGTCAGGCAGCAATCCGGTAAATCCAAACGTCAGTGTTTCTGCGAAAAACCCTGCACACCTTCTTCCTGTGGCCGGATGTTCTATGTTTACCCTGAAAAAAACCTTAGAGCTTACCCAGGTACGCTTCGGGGTACTGACGAGTGGCAGCAAATCTATAAAATTCGCGGTGTTGTTGAACAGTCACTCAATCATTTCAAAGATTCTTTCTGTGTTGCCGGTCGCAAAACAAGAAATGCTCGGACGCTTCGCGCGGATCTGCTCCTGGCTGGCATTACCCAGCTGATTACTGTCATTCTTGCTGACAACATTCATCAGCTTCAATACATCCGCAGTCTTAAAAAACTGATTGCCTAA
- a CDS encoding methyltransferase domain-containing protein, whose amino-acid sequence MNFENEWREMQELKDIDETRKFWDFRAEEFNEIGKRRDENDAVINMLLSKGAIFKGARVLDIGCGAGRYSKLFLKAGCEVTGIDISPNMIDFSKENANAYDPDRFIFKVM is encoded by the coding sequence ATGAACTTTGAAAACGAATGGCGAGAAATGCAGGAACTGAAAGATATAGATGAAACCCGAAAATTTTGGGATTTTCGGGCTGAGGAATTTAATGAAATTGGAAAACGACGTGACGAAAATGATGCAGTCATAAATATGCTTCTTTCCAAAGGCGCAATTTTTAAAGGGGCTAGAGTTTTGGATATTGGTTGTGGAGCTGGACGATATTCTAAATTATTTCTGAAAGCAGGTTGTGAGGTAACCGGTATAGATATCTCACCAAATATGATTGATTTTTCTAAGGAAAATGCAAATGCTTATGATCCGGATCGCTTTATCTTTAAAGTAATGTAG
- a CDS encoding iron ABC transporter substrate-binding protein translates to MKRIRFISIVLVMVMVFALSGCTTAETTESQTTEGGFAVTDVTGRTVEFGSVPETAVAIGVGALRLYTYVGNVEDLVGIEEIDQKSFVGKPYVIANRELFLELPVIGTGGPNATIDPEQILSVEPDVIFTTLATDASTADELQSKTGIPVVALISGSTCLFDDTLYQSLELIGDVTGNSGKSEEIIASIKDYEKDLNMRTEGIEESTKLTSYVGALGSKGPQGIESTRAEYPPFVAVSAKNVVDETGTSGSLMIDKEQLLEWNPNTIFIDYDGIEKVYENTAANSEYYEALEAFKNGEVYNILPYILYGTNIEVAIADAYYIGKVLYPDKFTDVEPDQIMDEVSENLLGEAVYEQMVADYGTFGKMMID, encoded by the coding sequence ATGAAAAGAATAAGATTTATTTCGATCGTGCTGGTAATGGTGATGGTATTTGCTTTGTCAGGTTGTACAACCGCGGAAACAACAGAAAGTCAAACAACAGAAGGTGGCTTTGCGGTTACGGATGTAACTGGTAGAACAGTTGAATTTGGGAGTGTTCCAGAAACGGCAGTGGCTATCGGTGTCGGTGCACTAAGGCTTTATACTTATGTCGGAAATGTTGAAGATTTGGTGGGTATCGAAGAAATTGATCAGAAATCTTTTGTGGGAAAACCTTATGTCATAGCTAATAGGGAACTGTTTTTAGAATTACCGGTTATTGGAACAGGTGGTCCAAATGCTACAATTGATCCGGAACAAATTCTGTCGGTTGAACCAGATGTAATTTTTACAACTCTGGCAACAGATGCATCTACTGCTGATGAACTGCAGTCGAAGACAGGTATTCCGGTAGTGGCCTTAATTAGCGGATCAACATGCTTGTTCGATGATACTTTATATCAATCCCTGGAACTGATAGGGGATGTAACTGGTAATAGCGGGAAAAGTGAAGAAATCATTGCATCTATAAAAGACTATGAAAAAGATCTGAATATGCGAACCGAAGGTATTGAAGAATCGACGAAATTAACCAGTTATGTAGGCGCTTTAGGATCTAAAGGGCCACAGGGGATAGAGAGCACCAGAGCGGAGTATCCGCCTTTTGTGGCCGTGAGTGCCAAAAATGTAGTAGATGAGACGGGAACCTCTGGCAGCTTGATGATTGATAAGGAACAACTTCTTGAATGGAATCCGAATACTATTTTTATTGATTATGATGGAATTGAAAAGGTCTATGAAAATACGGCTGCTAATTCAGAATATTATGAGGCCCTGGAAGCATTTAAGAACGGTGAAGTTTATAATATCTTGCCGTATATCCTTTACGGGACAAACATCGAAGTGGCCATTGCTGATGCCTATTATATTGGCAAGGTACTATATCCCGATAAATTTACCGATGTGGAACCGGACCAGATCATGGATGAAGTCTCTGAAAATCTTTTGGGAGAAGCAGTTTATGAACAGATGGTTGCTGATTACGGTACTTTTGGTAAAATGATGATTGACTAA
- a CDS encoding metallophosphoesterase, whose protein sequence is MKWTKHNLLLPLSLILIVTTSGCSNPSASAASLNLFENDSEHESSRIVVISDLHLGIDDSFSETVTNKAALVSFLEQLRSSEVDEIVIDGDLLDQWFVPANYESPDDLSIFFKNVADNNAQVIDEFKTLIKNDVKVTYVPGNHDLLLTEEILAELIPGIEQARDVDGLGTYRTGTRSEIVIEHGHRYNTFCAPDTLSNKEFTGDYPSILPPGYFFTRVAATSVVEEKSGAQKDLPQVTQPASDNIDQLGAYIYYQTWAGTIQGFPIVADFNDPVINVNLDGYNNNFSLSDLLPTQQTDGRISAVLYADVQSRWDALQELNNVAVKLPYAEATAKAQDSTYTDEQAVTQYFDIDSTVDVVIFGHTHVPVLNTFSEGYNSEKIYANTGTWIDENLLGDDMTFVVIESGQDTTDVRLMQYNASEQTASQLDSAS, encoded by the coding sequence ATGAAATGGACAAAACACAATCTATTATTACCGCTCTCTCTTATTTTAATCGTGACCACTTCCGGTTGTTCAAACCCTTCTGCTTCAGCCGCCTCTTTAAACCTGTTTGAAAATGATTCTGAGCATGAATCAAGCCGAATTGTCGTCATCAGTGATCTCCATCTGGGAATTGATGACAGTTTTTCCGAGACTGTAACCAACAAAGCAGCACTGGTCTCCTTTTTGGAGCAACTCAGATCCAGCGAAGTTGACGAAATTGTCATCGATGGTGATCTTTTAGACCAATGGTTTGTCCCCGCAAACTATGAAAGTCCAGATGATCTTAGTATATTTTTCAAGAATGTTGCTGACAACAATGCTCAAGTAATCGATGAGTTTAAAACACTCATCAAAAACGATGTCAAGGTGACCTATGTACCTGGAAATCACGATCTACTTCTAACTGAAGAAATTCTTGCAGAACTGATTCCCGGCATAGAGCAGGCCCGTGATGTAGATGGACTTGGCACCTACCGCACTGGAACTCGTTCGGAAATCGTCATTGAACATGGCCACCGCTATAATACTTTCTGCGCTCCCGATACCCTATCAAACAAAGAATTCACTGGTGACTACCCGTCAATATTGCCCCCTGGCTATTTCTTTACCCGAGTAGCTGCCACTTCTGTTGTTGAAGAAAAATCTGGCGCGCAAAAAGATTTACCTCAGGTTACCCAGCCAGCTTCCGACAATATCGACCAACTTGGCGCCTACATCTATTACCAGACCTGGGCTGGAACTATTCAAGGCTTCCCAATTGTAGCGGACTTTAACGATCCTGTTATCAATGTCAACCTTGATGGCTATAACAACAACTTTTCCTTATCTGATCTTTTACCGACTCAACAGACTGATGGTCGTATCAGTGCTGTTTTATACGCTGATGTTCAAAGTCGATGGGATGCCCTTCAGGAGCTCAACAATGTGGCTGTTAAACTTCCTTATGCCGAAGCAACCGCCAAGGCTCAGGATTCAACCTACACTGATGAACAGGCTGTTACCCAGTATTTTGATATTGATTCAACGGTTGATGTGGTTATCTTCGGACATACTCATGTACCTGTACTCAATACCTTTAGCGAAGGTTACAACAGCGAAAAAATCTACGCTAACACCGGAACCTGGATTGATGAAAACCTGCTCGGTGATGATATGACTTTTGTGGTCATCGAATCCGGCCAGGATACAACAGATGTTCGTTTGATGCAATACAATGCTTCAGAGCAAACCGCCAGCCAACTGGATTCTGCCTCATGA
- a CDS encoding ABC transporter ATP-binding protein has translation MNLQVEGLAFTYPSQDVLKEISFSLKKGECLAILGTNGAGKSTLLKCINKILKPQRGEVLIKENDVKGLKGNQLAQKIAYVSQTNQSSTTTVFDSILIGRRPYIKWDVGKKDLEIVNHTIKTLSLEKYALKNVDELSGGEFQKVLIGRALAQETDVLMLDEPTSSLDLKNQLEVLELIKEIAEQRQIAAVVTIHDLNLALRFADKFIMLKNGVIHAAGGKEVITKENIREVYEVLVKVETVEQRTVVVPM, from the coding sequence ATGAATTTACAGGTTGAAGGACTGGCATTCACTTATCCAAGTCAGGATGTTTTAAAGGAAATTTCTTTTTCACTTAAAAAAGGTGAATGTCTGGCGATTCTTGGAACCAATGGAGCAGGGAAATCAACCCTTTTAAAATGCATCAATAAAATACTTAAGCCTCAGAGGGGTGAGGTTTTGATTAAAGAAAATGATGTTAAAGGCCTTAAAGGAAATCAATTGGCTCAAAAAATCGCCTATGTGTCTCAAACGAATCAGAGCTCTACGACTACAGTATTTGATTCGATCCTTATCGGTAGAAGACCTTATATAAAATGGGATGTTGGCAAAAAAGATTTGGAAATTGTCAATCATACCATTAAAACTTTGTCGCTGGAAAAGTATGCCCTCAAAAATGTTGACGAACTCAGTGGTGGAGAATTTCAGAAAGTTCTTATTGGCAGGGCTCTGGCTCAGGAAACAGATGTTTTGATGCTGGATGAGCCAACCAGCAGTTTGGATTTGAAAAATCAGCTGGAGGTTTTGGAACTTATTAAAGAAATCGCAGAACAGAGACAGATTGCGGCTGTTGTGACAATTCATGATTTAAATTTAGCCCTGCGTTTTGCAGATAAATTTATTATGCTTAAAAACGGTGTGATTCATGCTGCTGGTGGCAAGGAGGTTATTACTAAGGAAAATATCAGAGAAGTGTATGAGGTTTTAGTAAAAGTGGAAACAGTTGAACAAAGAACTGTAGTAGTTCCTATGTAA
- a CDS encoding DUF3786 domain-containing protein: METNQYQLRCEEWRLKALEIDYKERYQALKLSGYDEKMLSIKYFGVDYLLDREDARLYEADNQEKEIDSTTQFAIYHLFYYSQETPKNSGYFVPLHELKGAAPFAAAFKRQTLIPFAKHFEGKLDMLINTAEKMGFERLKNSDAGFKAMAFSCMPVKFYFWDGDDELPAEATILFDDKVTDFTHPETVIMIGDDLVKRIINASE, encoded by the coding sequence ATGGAAACAAACCAATATCAGTTAAGATGTGAAGAATGGCGATTAAAAGCTCTAGAAATCGATTATAAAGAGCGTTATCAGGCTTTAAAGCTGTCCGGTTACGATGAAAAAATGCTGTCCATTAAGTATTTTGGGGTTGATTATCTGCTCGACCGGGAAGATGCCCGTCTTTACGAAGCAGATAATCAAGAAAAAGAAATTGATTCAACTACCCAGTTTGCCATTTATCATCTCTTTTATTATTCCCAAGAAACACCTAAAAATTCAGGTTATTTTGTACCTTTACACGAATTAAAAGGGGCAGCACCATTTGCTGCTGCTTTTAAAAGACAAACGCTGATTCCATTTGCTAAACACTTTGAAGGTAAACTCGATATGTTGATAAATACAGCAGAGAAAATGGGTTTTGAGCGCCTGAAAAACTCTGATGCTGGTTTTAAGGCGATGGCTTTTTCCTGTATGCCGGTAAAGTTTTATTTCTGGGATGGTGATGATGAATTGCCAGCTGAAGCTACAATTTTATTCGATGACAAAGTCACCGATTTTACGCATCCGGAAACAGTGATCATGATAGGGGATGATCTGGTTAAACGTATAATAAATGCTTCCGAATAA
- a CDS encoding exodeoxyribonuclease III produces the protein MKFISWNIDSLNAALTSDSARALLSKQVLQTIIEYQPEVIAIQETKLSANGPTKKHSEILNTLFPGYQFVWNSSVEPARKGYAGTMFLYKTDLSPSVTLPSIGAPGTMDSEGRIITLEFDDFFLTQVYTPNAGDGLNRLKDRQVWDRKYADYLASLDQHKPVIATGDFNVAHQEIDLAHPENNRQSAGFTEEERQGFTALLEKGFTDTFRSLHGDIPGVYSWWAQRVKTSKINNSGWRIDYWLVSDRLINRVIKSEMIDSGARQDHTPLLFEID, from the coding sequence TTGAAATTTATTTCATGGAATATTGATTCATTAAATGCTGCCCTGACTAGTGATTCAGCCAGAGCCTTATTATCTAAGCAGGTTTTACAAACTATTATTGAATATCAGCCTGAAGTCATTGCCATTCAGGAAACCAAGTTATCTGCTAACGGACCAACCAAAAAACATTCAGAAATTTTAAACACCTTATTCCCGGGATATCAATTTGTCTGGAATTCGTCAGTCGAACCGGCCCGCAAGGGTTATGCCGGTACGATGTTTCTGTATAAAACCGATTTAAGCCCCAGTGTCACCCTTCCTTCAATTGGAGCACCTGGCACCATGGACTCAGAAGGACGGATCATTACTCTGGAGTTCGATGATTTTTTTCTGACTCAGGTTTATACCCCCAATGCCGGTGATGGTTTGAACCGACTTAAAGATCGTCAAGTCTGGGATCGGAAGTATGCCGATTATCTGGCTTCTCTGGATCAACACAAGCCGGTCATTGCCACCGGTGATTTCAATGTCGCTCATCAGGAAATCGATTTAGCTCATCCTGAAAACAACCGCCAATCTGCAGGTTTTACCGAAGAAGAACGACAGGGATTTACGGCACTTCTGGAAAAAGGTTTCACCGATACTTTCCGCAGTCTGCACGGAGATATACCAGGGGTTTACTCCTGGTGGGCTCAACGGGTCAAAACCAGTAAAATCAATAACTCCGGTTGGAGAATTGATTACTGGCTGGTCAGTGACCGCTTGATCAATCGGGTCATCAAATCGGAAATGATAGATTCCGGGGCGAGACAGGATCATACACCTTTATTGTTTGAAATAGACTAA
- a CDS encoding glycoside hydrolase family 5 protein — MFKQTWFKLKTMCLFLAAILLLCCSCGIQSDQSQIVNENESVQENEFAKEIGNPEKSEGLSFVEKMGSGWNLGNSLDVAHTGLSGEDISGIETYWGNPVTTREMIRAVHEAGFSTLRVPVSWSEHMDASGNIDQAFLSRVKEVVDYGIDEGMYVIINVHHDDWLMPSIENKEIASSTLTIVWQQLAEFFKDYDDHLLFESMNEPRLIGTADEWTAGTESARQTVNELNAQFVKVIRESGGGNESRYLLLPGYCASFQRAALEAISLPDDEYLIVSVHAYIPYDFALNQEGRNTWSTGNPEDTNDIDELFENLKELFLEQEIPVVITEFGALDKDNLEARLVWLNYFKNKADQNNVELIWWDNGGNAEQNNFRILNRNNLSFDFPEIRDILVK, encoded by the coding sequence GTGTTCAAACAGACATGGTTTAAGTTAAAAACAATGTGCTTATTTTTGGCTGCGATTCTTTTATTATGCTGTAGTTGTGGAATTCAATCTGATCAAAGTCAAATCGTTAATGAAAATGAAAGTGTCCAGGAAAATGAGTTTGCAAAGGAGATCGGGAATCCTGAAAAAAGCGAAGGACTCAGTTTTGTCGAAAAAATGGGTTCAGGATGGAATCTGGGTAATTCACTGGATGTTGCCCATACTGGGCTGTCAGGCGAAGATATATCGGGTATAGAAACATATTGGGGAAATCCGGTTACAACCAGGGAAATGATAAGGGCTGTTCATGAAGCCGGTTTTTCTACACTTAGAGTGCCTGTCAGCTGGTCGGAGCATATGGATGCATCGGGGAATATTGATCAAGCATTTCTTAGTCGGGTGAAAGAAGTGGTTGACTATGGGATCGATGAAGGAATGTATGTGATCATAAATGTTCATCATGATGACTGGTTAATGCCGTCTATCGAAAATAAGGAGATAGCGAGTTCAACATTAACTATAGTCTGGCAACAGCTCGCGGAGTTTTTTAAGGATTATGATGACCATCTTTTATTCGAATCGATGAATGAACCAAGACTGATTGGTACTGCTGATGAATGGACTGCAGGAACTGAATCGGCCCGACAAACTGTCAATGAGTTAAATGCACAATTTGTAAAAGTAATTCGTGAATCTGGAGGTGGTAATGAGTCTCGTTATCTCTTACTGCCTGGTTATTGTGCATCATTTCAAAGGGCAGCATTAGAGGCAATATCATTGCCTGATGACGAATATCTGATCGTATCGGTACATGCCTATATTCCATATGACTTTGCTTTGAATCAGGAAGGCAGAAATACTTGGAGTACCGGGAATCCCGAAGATACCAACGACATCGATGAGCTGTTTGAAAATCTTAAGGAGCTTTTTCTGGAACAGGAAATTCCGGTAGTTATTACAGAATTTGGCGCGCTGGATAAAGATAATCTTGAAGCAAGACTTGTCTGGTTAAATTATTTTAAAAACAAAGCAGATCAAAATAATGTTGAGTTAATATGGTGGGATAATGGTGGAAATGCGGAACAGAATAATTTTCGGATTTTAAATCGGAATAATTTGAGTTTTGATTTCCCGGAAATTCGTGATATATTGGTTAAATAG